A genomic stretch from Candidatus Sysuiplasma jiujiangense includes:
- the psmB gene encoding archaeal proteasome endopeptidase complex subunit beta: protein MELSELKKGTTTIGIACKDGTVLASETRATMGNLIAHKHADKIYKLDDNLGMTTAGLVGDDQALARYVRAEVELHRLKSASFMSVKGAATLTANILQSNRYMPFYVGLIIGGIDGGKSSVYGLDAAGGMTDDEYVSIGSGSPFSLGVLEDHFESGMNVNEATDIAIRALHSSMERDSASGGKAVVVNITSKGYVKLDEKEIDKRWSRIQKSSQ from the coding sequence ATGGAACTTTCAGAACTGAAGAAGGGAACGACGACCATAGGGATAGCGTGCAAGGACGGAACAGTACTGGCCTCCGAAACAAGAGCCACCATGGGAAACCTGATCGCGCACAAGCATGCCGATAAAATTTACAAGCTTGATGACAACCTCGGAATGACGACAGCGGGCCTTGTCGGGGACGATCAGGCTCTTGCGAGATACGTGAGGGCCGAGGTTGAGCTGCACAGACTGAAAAGCGCATCCTTCATGAGCGTGAAGGGCGCAGCAACGCTGACTGCAAACATTTTGCAGTCCAACAGATACATGCCTTTTTATGTCGGCCTGATCATAGGCGGTATCGACGGAGGCAAGTCCAGCGTATACGGTCTGGATGCGGCCGGCGGCATGACGGACGACGAATATGTTTCAATAGGATCAGGTTCGCCGTTCTCCCTTGGTGTACTGGAAGATCACTTTGAATCCGGCATGAATGTCAACGAGGCGACTGACATAGCAATAAGGGCCCTCCATTCTTCAATGGAAAGAGATTCCGCGAGCGGCGGAAAGGCTGTTGTTGTGAACATCACCTCCAAGGGATACGTAAAGCTTGACGAGAAGGAGATAGACAAGAGATGGTCCAGGATCCAGAAATCATCTCAATGA